DNA from Deltaproteobacteria bacterium:
CTACGTCATGCCCTCGAAAGAGGGCATCCAGTAAAGCCTAATAAAATCGATCAATTACAGAGATGAGATCAAGAGTCAGGTCTTAAGGTGGTGGATAATCAGTCAGTATCATTATTACTTTGATCAACTTTTAAAAAGTAATCAAAGCGCTAAGGCTTAAATTACATGCAACGGCGTTACGTTAATTTTTATACTAAAAACTCAGGTAATATCGCAATTTGCTTTTATCCTTAATAGCCCAGGATTGCGTAAAAAGTCGATAAATGTCTCTTCATCAGCAAGATTTATTGTTAAATCAGGTTTAAGTGCTTGGATGAGAGTAGATTTGCCGGTTTGTCGTGGGCCTAAAAGAAGTATAGATTTTTTACTACGACTTAATTGCTTGTAAAGTATTCGTTGGTACATGTGTGCAATTTACGTGGTATTTTGCACACGTGTCAACATATTATGCTTTAGCGTTAATTAAGGTTCGCCAGCAGCACGCCAAAATGCAGCTCGTTTTGGTAAATGTCGCTCATCTTCTAATGGTGCTAGTGCATCTACTAAGTCACGTTCTTCGGGTCTTAATTCTTGTGGAGTCTCAACAATCACTTTTACAAAAATATCGCCACGTTCGGTACTGGATAGACGTTGTGCCCCTTTTTGGCGCAGGCGAAATACCCGCCCACTTTGGGTACCCGGCGGTAAACGTACACGTACAGTACCATCTAGGGTAGGCACTTCGACGTTAGCACCAAGGACGGCATTGCGAAAACTAATTGGCAAATCAAGATGAATGTTGGCGCCATCGCGTTTATAAAGTGGATGCGGTTCAACGTGAATAACTATGCGTAAATCACCAGCACCACCACCATTTTTACCAGGTTCACCAGCACCGGCATAACGTACCACAGTGCCATTATCAGCACCGGGAGGAATGCGCACCTTAAGTTGTGTCTGCTTTTCGCTAATACCAAGACCATCGCAAGTTTGACATTTAGACGTAATAAGGCGACCACGACCACGACAATAAGTACAACGTTTGCTTACCGAAAATAGTCCGCGTTGTACTTTGATATTACCTGTACCACCGCAGGCATGACATAATTGTTGAACCGTTCCTGGTTTAGCCCCTAAACCGTGACAGTCACGACATTTTTGTGTGCGCATGATTTGAATATTGCGTTCACCACCAAAAGCTGCAGTGCGAAAGTCTACGCTAAGATCATAGCTTCGATCACGTCCTCGTTGTTGCTCGCGTTTTTCTCGTCTGCCGATAAAGTCACCAAATAACTCTGAAAAAACATCAGTGAAATTTGAGCCATTGTCAGCCTGAGAGTTAGAATTGGACGCAGATCTATTCTTTTTGTATGCACCTAATGCAACGCGATCATATTGGCTGCGCTTTTCAGGGTCACTTAGAATTTCATAAGCCATGGAGGCTTCTTTAAACCGCTCTTCAGCGGTTGGATTATCTGGGTTTTTATCGGGATGATACTTATGCGCAAGTCTACGATATGCGCGTTTAATATCGCTCTGATTAGCGCTTTTATTAACTCCGAGTATTTCGTAGAGTTCGCGCATAGTTATTATTTTTGTGCATATATAGTTTCAGCAATACGGTATGCTGAAGTTTCAAGAGCCTTATATAATGTATCAAGAGTTTTTGCATCAATAGCAGGATCTGCCAGTGCATTTTTTAGTTTAGTAATATCTGAGTGTATAAGTTCAACATCAATATTGGATAATTGTGAGCCATATTCTGTTAAAGCGCTTTCAGTCGAATAAATAAGACCGTCAGCATTATTTCTTTGCTCAATTAATTGTCTTTTCTGCTGATCATTTTCTTTGGCGTTTTCAGCTTCACTAATGATTTTTTTAATTTCATCTTCGGTTAGGCCGCTTTGTGCGGTAATTTTAATTGATTGTGATTTATTAGACCCCAAATCTTTAGCTTCTACATGTACAATACCATTAGCATCGAGTGAAAAAGTCACTTCGATTTGTGGTACTGCGCGTGGTGCTGGAGGTATGCTTTCAAGTT
Protein-coding regions in this window:
- the dnaJ gene encoding molecular chaperone DnaJ; protein product: MRELYEILGVNKSANQSDIKRAYRRLAHKYHPDKNPDNPTAEERFKEASMAYEILSDPEKRSQYDRVALGAYKKNRSASNSNSQADNGSNFTDVFSELFGDFIGRREKREQQRGRDRSYDLSVDFRTAAFGGERNIQIMRTQKCRDCHGLGAKPGTVQQLCHACGGTGNIKVQRGLFSVSKRCTYCRGRGRLITSKCQTCDGLGISEKQTQLKVRIPPGADNGTVVRYAGAGEPGKNGGGAGDLRIVIHVEPHPLYKRDGANIHLDLPISFRNAVLGANVEVPTLDGTVRVRLPPGTQSGRVFRLRQKGAQRLSSTERGDIFVKVIVETPQELRPEERDLVDALAPLEDERHLPKRAAFWRAAGEP